In Aquimarina sp. TRL1, a single window of DNA contains:
- a CDS encoding Lrp/AsnC family transcriptional regulator produces the protein MNHFDYVDQQILLQIREDARKPFSQIAEELKISNSLVHQRIRKLKQQGVIQKAEFVVDEKQIGFKTKSYVGIRLREARYAEEVVKGLQEIPQVLECNYVSGYYAIFILVFAYDNQHLRKILYEQIHKIDGVAGTDSFICFDTNFKRPIPLDYLTKNAANE, from the coding sequence ATGAATCATTTTGATTACGTTGATCAACAAATATTGCTTCAGATCAGGGAAGATGCGAGAAAACCTTTTTCTCAAATAGCGGAAGAACTAAAGATATCCAATTCATTGGTTCATCAGCGAATTAGGAAATTAAAGCAACAGGGGGTTATCCAAAAGGCTGAATTTGTGGTTGATGAAAAGCAAATAGGGTTCAAAACAAAATCATATGTAGGGATTCGATTAAGAGAAGCGAGGTATGCAGAAGAGGTTGTCAAAGGCTTGCAGGAAATTCCTCAGGTATTAGAGTGTAATTATGTTTCCGGTTATTATGCTATTTTTATATTAGTTTTTGCATATGATAATCAGCATTTGAGAAAGATTCTTTACGAACAAATTCACAAAATTGATGGTGTGGCAGGAACAGATAGTTTTATTTGTTTTGATACAAATTTTAAAAGACCAATTCCATTGGATTACCTAACAAAGAATGCAGCGAATGAATAA
- a CDS encoding LytTR family DNA-binding domain-containing protein, whose translation MKVKCLIIDDEPLAINVIKKHLESFDNFEVLFTCNNAVEAFNLLAQNTIDLVFMDINMPKINGIEFIRNLKDPPMIIVTTAYREYAVESFELDVVDYLVKPISFKRLMKAVHKVTRIINDKLESEGGKSTLTSEESTKRRESYIFVKVNKKMVKIYFDDILYVESLKDYVSIKTIYEDYITHFNLSAITKLLPKHLFIRIHRSYTIALNKVKVVDGNCIQISDKMLPIGRNFVKDAKSIILNGFEN comes from the coding sequence ATGAAAGTCAAGTGTTTAATTATAGACGATGAACCGCTTGCCATTAATGTTATTAAGAAGCATTTGGAAAGCTTTGATAATTTTGAAGTGTTATTTACATGTAATAATGCTGTCGAAGCGTTTAACCTGCTAGCGCAGAATACGATTGATTTGGTATTTATGGATATTAATATGCCTAAAATTAATGGTATTGAATTTATTAGGAACTTAAAAGATCCTCCAATGATTATTGTCACTACTGCGTATAGAGAGTACGCAGTTGAGAGTTTTGAGCTGGACGTGGTTGATTATTTGGTAAAACCAATTTCTTTTAAGAGACTGATGAAAGCTGTTCATAAAGTAACAAGAATTATTAATGATAAATTAGAGAGTGAGGGAGGAAAATCTACATTAACTTCAGAGGAATCAACTAAAAGAAGAGAAAGCTATATTTTTGTAAAAGTAAATAAGAAAATGGTGAAGATATACTTTGATGATATCTTATACGTAGAAAGCCTGAAAGATTATGTTTCTATAAAGACGATTTATGAAGATTATATTACACATTTCAACCTTTCTGCAATAACCAAATTATTACCGAAACACTTATTTATCCGTATTCATCGTTCCTATACAATTGCCTTAAATAAAGTAAAAGTAGTAGATGGAAACTGTATACAGATAAGTGATAAAATGTTACCAATAGGACGAAACTTTGTTAAAGATGCTAAGAGTATTATTTTAAATGGTTTTGAAAATTGA
- a CDS encoding tRNA-(ms[2]io[6]A)-hydroxylase, with protein sequence MLGLKLPTDPRWVNIVEKNIEEILTDHAFCEQKATSTAISLIVSFPEYTELVQEMVKLVKEEISHFQMVHDRILERGLVLGRDRKDDYVIQLLKFFPKGGSRTTQLVHRLLYAALIEARSCERFRLLSKKLEDKELREFYKKLMVSEANHYTMFLNFARKYGDRTEVDKKWQDLLTYEAEIMKNLGTKETVHG encoded by the coding sequence ATGTTAGGTTTAAAACTTCCAACAGACCCCAGATGGGTTAACATTGTAGAAAAAAACATTGAGGAAATTCTTACTGATCATGCTTTTTGTGAACAAAAAGCCACTTCTACAGCAATATCACTAATTGTCAGTTTCCCAGAATACACAGAACTTGTCCAGGAAATGGTAAAACTGGTAAAAGAAGAAATTAGTCATTTTCAGATGGTGCATGACAGAATCCTAGAAAGAGGACTTGTTCTAGGCAGAGACCGAAAAGACGATTATGTTATTCAATTGCTGAAATTTTTCCCCAAAGGAGGTAGCCGGACTACCCAGCTTGTTCACAGACTTCTTTATGCAGCTCTTATAGAAGCTAGAAGCTGTGAGCGTTTCAGGTTATTATCAAAAAAACTAGAAGATAAAGAGCTCCGTGAATTCTATAAGAAGCTAATGGTTAGTGAAGCAAACCACTATACTATGTTTTTGAATTTTGCTCGAAAATATGGTGATCGTACTGAAGTAGATAAAAAATGGCAGGATCTTCTT
- a CDS encoding glycosyl hydrolase family 18 protein, with protein MKKLLHIIKRGLYLKSSFRMLLFLLYTSVLTFPLSAQVNTGGNANTSNHQKQIIGYITNWDAWKNTKAGVPGAGALTHLNIDYSKYTILNYSFFGVASDGSLHSGDHRNKAIHQDGVSQEPNDIFFTDIYSSWDMHILFGEIDPIQHINEDAKRRAEAQGFQVTLEGNSWTHPTWGLSGKLPLPLHKETGAPGLIELAHQKGVKVMASIGGWSMCKHFPEMAADPVKKAKFIEDCKKLIATGFDGIDLDWEYPGPFPGMNFTGTEADYKNFENLVKDIRAAIGPDKLITAAMSADPRKLEGFDWTALANNMDYFNMMTYDFNGGWSTIAGHNAPVYPYSGAEVSFFNWQSTLQKLTELGVPKAQICFGAPFYGRGVITEGTADLNVKTVKRSETVQPDGPISTAADYTNWPKEVYDGTPNYFFIKQKALNPNSGWTRKWDNEAKVPYLVNGKYFLSYDDEESIGIKAQFINDEGLGGTIIWTVYGDLEFGGSVTSFGTKLKRWSDVKSPLVNKINEVFANGSNPNDNTPPTVSITSPANGSSFTAGTTITLQADASDRDGTVSKVEFYNGTTKLGEDTTSPYTFVWNAPAVGDYTLTAKATDNKNATTTSTAVTVKIVKDSGCSNNSNFKIVGYMPSWSGSVQAIQYDKVTHLNYSFLLPNSDGSLQAIENPQKLQEMVRLAHAKNVKVCIAIGGWNGGNDSAFTNLAANVTTRTAFINNVMDFVAQYNLDGVDMDWEYPREGNEPQHFALLMSELGQKLRAQGKLLTAAVVSLGYNADGILTEVFNDVDFLNLMAYDASGNDHSPYSYAVSSLDYWLGRGLPKSKAVLGVPFYGRNPYKAYNTLLAEGANPDADVFNNIYYNGRVTMKKKTQLAMERASGIMIWELSMDATGNNSLLNVIKTTSGDPCNPDLIAPVVNITAPANNTSVKVGTEVTLAATATDSDGTITNVSFMVNNTSISTTNTGSTYTGKWTPAQEGTYTFKVSATDNDNQTSEAQVTIKVTTGNTGDNCSNYPIWDENKVYNGGDDVRYQNNHYQAKWWTRNQNPASNTGEGKPWKKIGPCDGTIDPTNEPPVANITSPANNATFDKGATIEITATATDSDGTVTKVAFFNGTTKLGEDTTSPYTFTITNAAEGTYNLTATATDDKGATGTSAVVSILVKSTTTGGDCGGIQQYVSGTQYSQGEEVHNDGGKYQCKIAGWCSSNAAWAYAPGTGNHWQDAWTKTGECSTGGGELTVSITSPLNGSNYNAGAAINITADAADTNGTVTKVEFYNGTNKLGEDTTSPYTYTITSANLDSYSLTAKATDNENNTATSEAVVIRKVRDGGNTQLPGKILVGYWHNFNNSSTTPRLSEVSRDWDVVCVAFAEPVAGSSANMAFSPYEIYGGDTQAFINDVATLQNRGQKVLISIGGANARVELHNQTETSEFITSMTNIINTYGFDGLDIDLEGSSLSLDNGDTDFRNPTTPKIKNLIAATKQVRNNVGATNFILSMAPETAYVQGAYGTYTGVFGAYLPVIHSLRNEMDYIHVQHYNTGSMYGKDGVVYQPATADFHVAMAEMLITGFPVAQTGLTFPGLRADQVAIGLPATTQAAGSGYTPEAVVQQALNYLINGVSYPNRKYTTSATYPDFRGLMTWSINWDLVNNQSFSSSHRAFLDGLGTPAPALTSNKLISEANIFPNPVKGNTLNITMDATKANTVFRLEVFNTSGVRVLDFKNNTLLQGRNIKSFDIHNLEEGLYFYTISAPKEKIKGKIIKR; from the coding sequence ATGAAAAAACTATTGCACATAATTAAAAGGGGGCTTTATCTAAAGTCATCTTTTAGAATGCTACTGTTTTTACTTTACACGTCAGTATTGACTTTCCCCTTATCAGCGCAAGTAAATACTGGTGGTAATGCAAACACTTCCAATCATCAAAAACAGATCATCGGATATATTACGAATTGGGATGCTTGGAAAAACACTAAAGCCGGAGTGCCCGGAGCTGGAGCGTTAACACACTTGAATATTGACTATTCAAAATACACCATTCTCAACTATTCCTTCTTTGGAGTAGCTAGTGATGGTTCACTACACAGTGGAGACCACAGAAATAAAGCAATACATCAGGATGGGGTTTCTCAAGAACCTAATGATATCTTTTTTACTGATATATACAGTAGCTGGGATATGCATATTCTTTTTGGAGAAATCGATCCGATACAACACATAAATGAAGATGCTAAAAGACGTGCAGAAGCTCAAGGGTTCCAAGTAACTCTTGAAGGCAATAGCTGGACACATCCTACATGGGGATTAAGTGGTAAATTGCCATTACCACTGCACAAAGAAACAGGAGCTCCTGGTCTTATTGAACTAGCACACCAAAAAGGTGTAAAAGTAATGGCATCTATCGGTGGATGGAGTATGTGTAAACACTTTCCTGAAATGGCTGCTGATCCTGTAAAAAAGGCAAAATTCATTGAAGACTGTAAGAAACTAATCGCTACAGGTTTTGATGGAATAGACCTTGACTGGGAATACCCAGGTCCTTTTCCTGGAATGAATTTTACCGGTACAGAAGCAGATTACAAAAATTTCGAAAACTTAGTAAAAGATATCAGAGCTGCTATTGGTCCTGATAAATTGATTACTGCTGCTATGTCTGCAGATCCGAGAAAACTAGAAGGTTTTGACTGGACTGCTTTGGCTAATAACATGGATTATTTTAATATGATGACCTACGACTTTAACGGAGGATGGTCTACAATTGCAGGACACAATGCTCCTGTATATCCATATAGTGGCGCTGAAGTTTCTTTTTTTAACTGGCAATCTACCTTACAAAAATTAACGGAACTAGGTGTACCAAAAGCTCAAATCTGTTTTGGAGCACCATTTTACGGTAGAGGGGTTATCACAGAAGGGACAGCCGATCTAAATGTAAAAACTGTAAAAAGATCTGAAACAGTTCAACCTGACGGTCCTATTTCTACAGCTGCTGATTATACCAACTGGCCTAAAGAAGTATATGACGGAACTCCTAATTACTTTTTTATCAAACAAAAAGCACTAAACCCTAATAGTGGATGGACTAGAAAATGGGATAATGAAGCCAAAGTTCCTTATTTAGTAAATGGAAAATATTTCTTAAGCTATGACGATGAAGAATCTATCGGAATTAAAGCTCAATTTATTAATGACGAAGGTCTGGGTGGTACAATTATATGGACTGTATATGGAGATTTAGAGTTTGGAGGCAGTGTAACTTCATTCGGAACTAAACTAAAAAGATGGTCTGATGTAAAATCTCCGTTAGTAAATAAAATCAATGAAGTATTTGCTAATGGAAGTAATCCTAATGATAACACTCCTCCTACTGTTTCTATCACCTCTCCTGCCAATGGAAGTAGTTTTACTGCAGGAACAACTATTACACTTCAGGCTGATGCTTCCGATAGAGACGGAACAGTATCCAAAGTAGAATTCTATAATGGTACTACTAAATTAGGAGAAGACACAACAAGTCCTTATACGTTTGTCTGGAATGCTCCTGCTGTTGGAGATTACACCCTTACTGCAAAGGCAACTGATAATAAAAATGCCACCACTACCTCTACGGCTGTAACAGTAAAAATCGTAAAAGATAGCGGATGTTCTAACAATAGTAATTTCAAAATAGTAGGATACATGCCTAGTTGGTCTGGAAGTGTTCAGGCAATCCAGTATGACAAGGTAACTCATCTTAATTATTCTTTCTTATTACCTAATAGTGACGGAAGCCTACAAGCGATAGAAAATCCACAAAAACTACAAGAAATGGTACGATTGGCTCATGCCAAAAATGTAAAAGTGTGTATTGCTATCGGTGGATGGAATGGTGGTAATGATTCTGCATTTACAAATCTTGCCGCGAATGTTACTACAAGAACTGCATTTATCAATAATGTAATGGATTTTGTTGCTCAATACAATCTTGATGGTGTTGATATGGATTGGGAATATCCAAGAGAAGGAAACGAACCTCAGCACTTTGCATTATTAATGAGCGAACTAGGACAAAAATTACGTGCACAAGGAAAATTACTAACTGCAGCTGTAGTTTCATTAGGGTATAATGCTGATGGAATATTGACAGAAGTATTTAATGATGTTGATTTCTTAAATCTCATGGCATATGACGCTAGTGGTAATGACCACTCTCCATATAGCTATGCAGTTAGCTCACTGGATTACTGGCTGGGAAGAGGACTTCCTAAATCTAAAGCCGTTTTAGGAGTTCCTTTTTACGGAAGAAACCCGTACAAAGCGTATAATACCCTATTAGCCGAAGGTGCTAATCCGGATGCAGATGTATTTAACAACATCTACTATAACGGAAGAGTAACCATGAAAAAGAAAACGCAATTAGCGATGGAAAGAGCTTCAGGAATCATGATTTGGGAGTTATCAATGGATGCTACCGGAAACAATTCCTTATTAAATGTAATAAAGACTACCTCTGGAGACCCTTGTAATCCAGATTTGATAGCTCCAGTAGTAAATATAACTGCTCCAGCGAACAATACCTCTGTAAAAGTAGGAACCGAAGTAACCTTAGCAGCTACTGCAACTGACAGTGATGGTACTATTACCAATGTTTCTTTTATGGTTAACAACACCAGCATTAGCACAACAAATACAGGTAGCACATATACTGGAAAGTGGACTCCTGCACAAGAAGGAACTTATACATTCAAGGTATCAGCAACTGATAATGATAACCAAACATCCGAAGCTCAGGTTACTATTAAAGTAACTACAGGAAATACTGGAGACAATTGTAGCAACTACCCTATCTGGGACGAGAACAAAGTTTATAACGGAGGGGATGATGTGAGATACCAAAACAATCATTACCAGGCAAAATGGTGGACAAGAAACCAGAACCCTGCTTCGAACACAGGAGAAGGTAAACCGTGGAAAAAAATTGGTCCTTGTGATGGGACAATTGATCCTACAAACGAACCTCCTGTAGCCAACATAACATCTCCAGCAAATAATGCTACTTTCGACAAAGGAGCGACCATCGAAATTACTGCTACTGCTACTGATAGTGACGGAACTGTAACCAAAGTAGCATTCTTTAATGGAACTACTAAACTGGGTGAAGATACAACAAGCCCTTACACATTTACGATCACAAATGCTGCAGAAGGTACTTATAACCTAACAGCAACTGCTACAGACGATAAAGGAGCTACTGGTACCTCTGCTGTTGTTAGCATTCTTGTAAAATCTACAACCACCGGAGGTGACTGTGGAGGAATCCAACAATATGTCTCGGGAACACAGTACAGCCAAGGAGAAGAAGTACATAATGATGGAGGAAAATATCAGTGTAAGATTGCAGGATGGTGTTCTTCTAATGCTGCTTGGGCATATGCACCAGGAACAGGAAATCACTGGCAGGATGCATGGACCAAAACCGGAGAGTGTTCTACCGGAGGAGGAGAATTAACCGTTTCAATAACTTCTCCACTAAACGGATCTAACTATAATGCTGGTGCTGCTATTAATATCACAGCAGATGCTGCTGATACCAATGGAACTGTTACTAAAGTAGAGTTTTATAATGGAACAAATAAATTAGGAGAAGATACAACAAGTCCTTATACATATACGATTACAAGTGCGAATCTGGACAGCTATTCATTAACTGCTAAAGCAACAGATAATGAAAACAATACTGCAACTTCAGAAGCCGTTGTTATTAGAAAAGTAAGAGACGGAGGAAATACTCAGCTACCTGGTAAAATCCTGGTAGGATACTGGCATAACTTTAACAATAGTTCTACTACTCCTAGATTAAGTGAAGTATCCAGAGACTGGGATGTTGTATGTGTAGCTTTTGCAGAACCTGTTGCAGGAAGTTCAGCAAACATGGCATTCTCTCCATATGAAATCTACGGAGGAGATACACAGGCATTTATCAATGATGTTGCAACCTTACAAAACAGAGGTCAAAAAGTATTGATCTCTATTGGAGGAGCAAACGCAAGAGTAGAATTGCACAATCAAACAGAGACCTCTGAGTTTATCACTTCTATGACCAATATAATCAATACCTATGGTTTTGATGGTCTTGATATTGATCTGGAAGGAAGCTCATTGTCTCTAGATAACGGAGATACGGATTTCAGAAATCCGACCACTCCAAAAATCAAGAACCTTATTGCTGCAACAAAGCAAGTACGAAACAATGTTGGGGCTACTAACTTTATATTAAGTATGGCTCCGGAGACTGCTTATGTTCAAGGCGCATACGGAACTTATACCGGTGTATTTGGAGCCTACTTACCTGTGATTCATAGCCTGAGAAACGAAATGGATTATATCCATGTTCAACATTACAACACAGGATCTATGTATGGAAAAGACGGAGTTGTGTATCAACCTGCTACTGCAGATTTCCATGTTGCTATGGCAGAAATGCTTATAACAGGATTCCCTGTAGCACAAACCGGATTAACATTCCCTGGTCTTAGAGCAGATCAAGTAGCGATAGGTCTTCCTGCTACTACGCAAGCTGCCGGAAGTGGGTACACTCCAGAAGCAGTAGTACAACAGGCACTTAATTACCTGATTAATGGAGTTTCTTATCCTAATAGAAAGTACACAACCAGTGCAACATATCCTGACTTTAGAGGATTAATGACTTGGTCTATCAATTGGGATTTAGTTAATAATCAATCTTTCTCTAGTAGTCACAGAGCTTTCTTAGATGGTCTTGGAACCCCCGCTCCTGCGTTAACCAGTAACAAGTTAATTAGCGAAGCAAATATCTTCCCTAACCCGGTTAAAGGAAATACCTTAAACATTACTATGGATGCGACTAAAGCAAATACAGTATTCCGATTAGAAGTGTTCAACACAAGTGGAGTTCGTGTATTAGACTTTAAGAACAATACCCTTTTACAGGGAAGAAATATAAAAAGTTTTGATATCCACAACTTAGAAGAAGGATTATACTTTTATACCATTTCTGCTCCTAAGGAAAAAATTAAAGGAAAAATTATCAAGCGATAA
- a CDS encoding sensor histidine kinase produces MTLLRIVLTYELVTTHIWKESGRQGVSIFDKNYVLSAYIGQIYVIGFTTAIKMTIDYVRNLKRTKEIENHNLENELSMLKSQLKPHFFFNTLNNLYSLILEKSDEAPDTVIKLSEFMSYVIYQGNKKKVPLIEEVKYIRNYIDLERLRFGERVEVEFAMSNQMESYKIPPLLLLQFIENAFKHGTYYELEKVWLYFGLEIDDSWLIFKTKNKKKCNKEEVKDNKSQGLGLKNMRRRLGLLFDENYEFVVNEDESNYAITLKIPLE; encoded by the coding sequence ATGACGCTATTGCGGATCGTACTGACCTATGAATTAGTTACTACTCATATATGGAAAGAATCAGGTAGACAGGGGGTTTCTATCTTTGATAAAAACTATGTTCTTTCTGCATATATAGGGCAGATATATGTAATAGGCTTTACTACTGCTATTAAAATGACCATTGATTATGTTAGAAACCTTAAGCGAACCAAGGAAATAGAGAATCACAATTTGGAAAATGAATTGTCGATGTTGAAATCGCAATTAAAACCTCATTTCTTCTTTAATACGTTGAATAATTTGTATTCTCTAATTCTGGAAAAATCAGATGAAGCTCCTGATACAGTTATAAAACTGTCGGAATTTATGAGCTATGTAATTTATCAGGGTAATAAAAAGAAAGTTCCATTAATTGAAGAAGTGAAATATATACGTAATTATATCGATTTAGAACGTTTGAGATTTGGAGAACGGGTAGAGGTGGAGTTCGCTATGTCTAATCAAATGGAGAGCTATAAGATTCCTCCCTTGCTTTTATTGCAATTTATCGAAAATGCATTTAAACACGGTACTTATTACGAATTAGAAAAAGTTTGGCTATATTTTGGGCTAGAAATTGACGATTCTTGGTTAATTTTTAAAACTAAAAACAAAAAAAAATGTAATAAAGAAGAAGTAAAAGACAATAAATCCCAAGGATTAGGGTTAAAAAACATGAGACGTAGATTAGGATTGTTGTTTGATGAAAATTATGAATTTGTAGTAAATGAGGATGAATCTAACTATGCTATAACTTTAAAAATCCCCCTCGAATGA
- the bshA gene encoding N-acetyl-alpha-D-glucosaminyl L-malate synthase BshA — translation MKIAIVCYPTFGGSGVVATELGIALAKLNHEVHFITYKQPVRLNLLSPNIHFHEVTIQEYPLFHYQPYELALSSKLLGTIKKYDIDLLHVHYAIPHAYAGYMAKKMLEEEGIHIPMVTTLHGTDITLVGNHPFYKPAVTFSINNSDVVTSVSESLKEDTLRLFDITKKIKVVPNFIDSTTQKTSFTDCQRELMATENERIVTHISNFRPVKRINDVVSIFYNIQKEMPAKLLMVGDGPERLGAEQLCRKLGIKDKVIFLGNSDEIDKILCFSDLFLLPSERESFGLAALEAMVNKVPVISSNTGGIPEVNVQGFSGYLSDVGNVEEMSQNAIRILRDDVVLEKFKENAFNQALKFDINEIVPVYISLYESILEEV, via the coding sequence ATGAAAATAGCTATCGTATGTTACCCTACTTTTGGAGGAAGTGGGGTAGTAGCTACTGAATTGGGAATTGCTTTGGCAAAACTCAATCATGAAGTTCATTTTATCACATATAAACAACCAGTACGACTCAATTTATTAAGCCCCAACATTCATTTTCATGAGGTTACTATTCAGGAATACCCGTTATTTCATTACCAACCTTATGAACTGGCATTATCTAGTAAATTGCTAGGAACTATAAAAAAGTATGATATTGATTTATTACATGTTCATTATGCAATTCCGCATGCATATGCAGGATATATGGCCAAAAAAATGTTAGAGGAAGAAGGGATTCATATTCCTATGGTTACCACATTGCATGGAACAGATATAACCCTGGTTGGAAATCATCCTTTTTATAAACCGGCAGTTACATTTAGTATTAATAATAGTGATGTAGTCACTTCTGTGTCTGAGAGCCTGAAAGAAGATACATTGCGATTGTTTGATATTACCAAGAAAATCAAAGTAGTTCCTAATTTTATAGATTCTACTACTCAGAAAACCAGTTTTACAGATTGCCAGAGAGAGCTCATGGCTACAGAAAATGAGCGAATAGTTACTCATATTAGTAACTTTAGACCAGTAAAGCGCATCAATGATGTGGTATCGATATTCTATAATATACAGAAAGAAATGCCTGCTAAGCTGTTGATGGTAGGAGATGGTCCAGAGCGATTAGGAGCAGAGCAACTATGTAGAAAATTAGGAATAAAAGACAAAGTAATTTTCTTAGGGAATAGTGATGAAATAGATAAGATTTTATGCTTTTCGGATCTCTTCTTATTGCCATCAGAAAGAGAAAGTTTTGGATTAGCAGCTTTAGAGGCAATGGTTAATAAAGTTCCTGTGATTTCTAGTAATACAGGAGGAATACCTGAGGTAAATGTACAAGGGTTTTCAGGGTACTTGAGCGATGTGGGAAATGTGGAAGAGATGTCGCAAAATGCTATTCGTATTCTCAGAGATGATGTAGTATTGGAAAAATTTAAAGAAAATGCGTTTAATCAGGCATTGAAATTTGATATTAATGAAATTGTACCGGTCTATATATCTTTGTATGAGAGTATTTTAGAAGAAGTATAA
- a CDS encoding DUF1338 domain-containing protein: protein MASSVFFEELWKQYSDKTPSAQKVKTLFEKQGNMVYNDHIAIRTFDDPRVNIDVLAKPFLAMGYEPKGEYHFEAKKLFAKHFEHTTDPNAPKIFISQLKTNEFSEQLQTTVKQLLDTVTPDVFTEDNLILKGRIWSTPSFSIYEELKKESEYAAWMYVNGFCSNHFTVDVNKLATFDSLEAVNTFLKENGFKMNTSGGEIKGSAAQLLEQSSILADIVEVAFIEGPQKITSCYYEFAYRYKDSNNELFTGFIANSADKIFESTDMKLQTS, encoded by the coding sequence ATGGCCTCTTCTGTTTTTTTTGAAGAACTTTGGAAACAATACTCTGATAAAACTCCTTCTGCTCAAAAAGTAAAAACACTTTTTGAAAAACAAGGGAATATGGTATATAATGATCATATAGCTATTAGAACTTTTGATGATCCTCGTGTAAATATAGACGTTTTGGCTAAGCCTTTTTTAGCTATGGGATACGAACCTAAAGGAGAATATCATTTTGAAGCTAAAAAATTATTCGCTAAACATTTCGAGCATACAACTGATCCTAATGCCCCTAAAATTTTTATCAGTCAGCTAAAAACAAATGAATTTTCAGAGCAATTACAGACTACAGTAAAACAATTATTGGACACAGTAACTCCTGATGTATTTACAGAAGACAACCTGATTCTCAAAGGGCGTATCTGGTCTACCCCATCATTTTCTATTTATGAGGAGCTTAAGAAAGAATCAGAATATGCAGCATGGATGTATGTAAATGGTTTTTGCTCTAATCATTTCACAGTAGATGTCAATAAATTAGCCACTTTTGATTCATTAGAAGCGGTAAATACTTTTCTCAAAGAAAATGGTTTCAAAATGAATACCTCAGGTGGAGAGATAAAAGGAAGCGCAGCTCAATTACTGGAACAATCAAGTATTCTAGCAGATATTGTAGAAGTCGCTTTTATAGAAGGTCCCCAAAAAATCACTTCTTGTTATTATGAGTTTGCTTATCGTTATAAAGATTCGAATAACGAATTATTTACTGGTTTTATCGCTAATTCGGCTGATAAAATCTTCGAAAGTACTGATATGAAGCTTCAAACATCTTAA